The sequence below is a genomic window from Lolium perenne isolate Kyuss_39 chromosome 4, Kyuss_2.0, whole genome shotgun sequence.
GCCGGAGGTACGCAGCACTGGGTGCTGCGATAACCACGGGATCTCCGGTGAGATTGACACAGCGGTCGATGGCCAGCTTCTTCAAGGTGCGCGACTTGAATTCTCGAAAATCATTCCTGCACATGGAGAGAGCCAGATCTTCCAGAACGGGGCACCCAGAGAAGAGCAGGCGTCCGAATTGGTCGTCCAGATACATATAATGGATCTGCAGCCTTTTGAGGCGGCAGGAGCTTGCTCCCATGTGAGGAAAAGGGACGGCAGGCGAAGCGGAGATGATGATCTCGAGCACCTGGGGGCGGTACCTGATGCCGCGTCGCACCCATCTATCGATGTCTCGACGGCGAAGCTCATCGTCAGGCCAATGACAAGCAGATATCCGGAACTTGTTCAGGGATGTGTCGTTGATGCGGAACAAGAGCAGGTTGGTGGTGAAGTTCTCGAGCTTGCGCCAATTCTCCGCCGGTCCGTGGCGGTTCCTCCGAGTGGAGGTCAAGAAGTCGTGCTCGGCGTCGTCGATGTTTATGCAGGGGGTAGAGCGCCAGAGGTCCCTCCACCGCCGTGACAGCACGCTCGTCCGCACGACCTGCACTGCCGGGAGAAACGACAGGATGACGTGCAGGAGGGCGTCTGGCAGGTCGCCTAGACGGTCGACGGCGTGGCCACCTGAGCGCATTCGCTTCGCCCTTGGCTTCGGCGCCATCACCTCTTCCCGTACAGCACCTACCCAATCAGCTCCGCTCTTGATTATTCAGACCTCCGTGGAGTTCCGTACGTGTGAGTGAGGAGGAGCTCGCCGCCAAATCCGTTCAAGCACCGACGCCGATCAGatcgtggcggtggcggtggcgcttgAGGGATTTATGGGAGCCGTTAGGGTTCAGACTTCAGAGGTGTTGGGTGAGATTTGTTTGATTGGGCTTAAGCGAGACTGACGAAAGTTGGTTCACAAGGAAGCAAATTATATGGCGTGATTCGTTGCTGCTCCCGCTTAACATGGAAAGTTTGAATAAGCGAGACGAATTAATAACAAAATCCCGCTTAATTAGCATGAAATGGTTACAGTTAAGGAAACTATCCCCGGGCCGGGGTCTGGTTGAATATTCATTTCTTCTTTCGTTGATGGCCTGAAAAAGATCCTAATAATTACTGTAGTACAGTAACATTTTTCTGTTGATGGCCAAATCAGAACCTATTCAATTAGCGTACATGATAATATCCAATTAGCATACTGGATACTATTCAGGAACTTCGGTGATTTCCTTGATTTTGTTTGATGCATGTTTAATTTTTAATGTGTTCATCCTAATTAGAATGGTGGAACTAATTTGTATGGAATTAAGTAACGACAATCATTTATATATGGAAAATGCTCAAAACGTTTGTCCACATCTGAACATGTTTGGACCCTGATCTAAAATGAGAACCGAAATATTGTAATTGGTACTTGGAGAAAAATGTGCAGATCTAAAATAAGAACTAATTTAGAATGAAAAGCGGAAGAGATGTTCCCCCTCTGCTCGCTCGTCGCGGAAACTATCATTAACTCGGACCACTAACCCCTTATTCTCAGGGAGGAACTCTGGAAGCGTAGCCCTGGGTTCTTTGAGAAGAGTTGGCTTGAGCGACCAGAGTTTGTGGACCTAGTTACTTCCAAATGGAACAAGTTGTCCTGCCGACATTAGAACGGGATGTCACCCCATTCACGCTTGGGAACCGAGTCTCTAGTGGCCTGAGGCAATTTCTCAAAGGGTGGTGAGCCAACCTAGGTAAGGAGACGCACGACCTTACGAATGACATTCTTAGGCAAGTTAAGGTGCTAGTCCTGCAGGCGGAATCCGTTGGCCTCGATGACGAGGGTTGGGCGTTGCGCTATCACCTCGAGGGCCAACTCACACATCTTGCCAAGATGGAGGAGTTATACTTTCCACAGCGGAGTCGTCTCACCTGGTTGCTCAAAGAAGATGCCAAAATCTCTTTCTTCCCTGCAATCGCggacaggaggaggaggaaatatgCCAGACCAGGGGGTGCTCGAGGCACACATTGACGACTTCTACAGAGCTTTAATGGGGGCTTCTCGCGAGCGGGGGATGTTTTCCCTCATTCCCTCGACTTCGGGTGCGGTGGGGCGTGTTTCAGATGAGGAGAACGATTGCCTAATGTTATCCTTCACAAACGCGGAGATGGATGCAGTCCTCTCCAACATGAAGGTGGATATAGCGCCGGGACTGGATGGTAGGCCGGTTGTGTTCTTCACCAAATTTTAGCACATCACGAAGCCGTTCGACATGGCCATTGACAACGATTTCCCTCTTGGGAGAGTTGACATCACTCTCTTAAACTTTGGGATTcttaggctcattcccaaggttcACATGGAGGAGGATATTTGGATGTTCACATGGCGGAGGATACTTGGATGTTTAGACAGATCGCACTTATAAAC
It includes:
- the LOC127347289 gene encoding MEIOTIC F-BOX protein MOF-like, whose protein sequence is MAPKPRAKRMRSGGHAVDRLGDLPDALLHVILSFLPAVQVVRTSVLSRRWRDLWRSTPCINIDDAEHDFLTSTRRNRHGPAENWRKLENFTTNLLLFRINDTSLNKFRISACHWPDDELRRRDIDRWVRRGIRYRPQVLEIIISASPAVPFPHMGASSCRLKRLQIHYMYLDDQFGRLLFSGCPVLEDLALSMCRNDFREFKSRTLKKLAIDRCVNLTGDPVVIAAPSAAYLRLSIPPDCYSSGVSMCKTASLVKASVDVLCLGETFSLIHQRRILGSLCNVTNLELWGFQRRAMLVEESAEFPIFANLQTLLLNRCFLDKCDLSDKLEALGSFVQNAPCLEKLTLICCMFDVEMETEEMETEEDQVVRETITLQRQDQNNNRFPKLKFVEVVYEEDHDHQLVELVWGIGRKLPDANIILRKLNLD